One Brassica napus cultivar Da-Ae chromosome C2, Da-Ae, whole genome shotgun sequence DNA window includes the following coding sequences:
- the LOC106355041 gene encoding uncharacterized protein LOC106355041 yields MARRYSCSDKKKWTADTSSPPPPSRCAPVRIPASDPTGLIAENKLTIIGRIKNPKFQRPRAVIDFLPQVWNLEGRVVGRELGLEKFQIPLHYWDEKAVETISDQLGHVSSKNVKEAKFRVEANRPLPLEMKMEILLPSEEVTEVEF; encoded by the exons ATGGCTCGCCGTTACTCTTGTTCGGACAAGAAGAAATGGACCGCTGACACCTCTTCTCCGCCTCCACCCTCTCGCTGTGCTCCTGTCCGTATTCCAGCCAGTGACCCGACAGGACTAATAGCTGAAAACAAGCTCACTATCATAGGAAGAATTaaaaaccctaaattccaaAGACCACGTGCTGTTATCGATTTTCTCCCTCAAGTATGGAACTTGGAAGGACGTGTGGTGGGTCGAGAACTGGGACTCGAAAAATTCCA GATCCCCCTCCATTACTGGGATGAGAAAGCTGTTGAAACTATCAGCGACCAGCTTGGACATGTCTCAAGCAAGAATGTGAAAGAAGCCAAGTTTCGAGTGGAGGCGAATCGCCCCCTTCCTTTGGAAATGAAAATGGAAATTCTTCTCCCCTCTGAAGAAGTAACTGAGGTGGAATTTTAG